The Aneurinibacillus migulanus genome contains the following window.
AGACAGGGCCTATTTCTAATCCCGCTCCCCGCTTTCCAAAAAATTCAAATTTATGGTTCTCTTCGTTTTCTCTTCTTTGCATCCTGCTCTGCCTTATATTTTCTCCATCCCACATAACCAAGCGAAGTTAGAACGACTGATGCAAAGAGCGCAATAATAAGGAGTGGGGAATCCGGAGGCATCCCGGGTGCAAAAGCGGACCTATCTTCTCCGACAAAAATAGCATCTACAAGACGATTCAATTCAGTAAGGGCATTAGTAATTCCTTCCCAATTGTATTCCGCCTTTCTCGTCTCCTGTAGCAAAAAGCTATAAATCGAATACAAAGCCTCCATCTGTTGCGCAGACGCAGCTACCGTAATAGCGGGCTTTAGCGTCTGATAAAGCTGTAGATTCTGGGCAAAAGCCTGGGAGAATTCAGCCTGCTTGTGTCCTGCACCCAGCAGCATCATTTTGTTGATATGTTCCTGATAAGAGCTATAGTAGTTCTTCCATAATGGCTGCTTCTCATGTGTTAAACTATCAATTGCCAAACGTATCTGTAAAGCATGCCATAGTAAACGGTTCGGCTCCAACTTCACTGCAGCAAACGCACGTTTCGCTTTGATAATCGTATCAGACAACGCGTTAACCGCCTCAATCGATAATCCTTTGGGCGGTTTCGTCTCTGCAAACAACGCTCCCAAACTTGCAAGTTTTTCTTTCGCTTCAGGGTACTTTCCTTCCTTGGCTAACTGGTATACATCTTGCGACAGAACATCCATCTTTTGATATACTGACATCGTCTGCTCCGGTACTCTGGCGGAGAAGACGCGATGATCCAGCACGGACCAACCCGTGTAAAGAACCGCGCAGAGGAACATAACACCTACTAGAACAATGATTTTTTTCACGACTCGTCCTCCCCCTCTTACCACATATGTATGAAAGAGAGGACAAGGATATGTTTACGATCTTTGCGTACGTTGATAGAATCGAACCAAAGCATAGACAAGCCACAGGCTAAACAGACTCAGCCCTACAGTCGCCCATCCGACTACATTGTGGTACGTCTCCAATTCATCGGCAAGCCATGGATGAATATCGAGCGTATAGTCAAGCAAATCATTCAGTAATGTCCAGGCTGCCACATACAAAATATGGCGCAAGCGCAACGTATAAAACCTTGCATACAATAAAGATTCCAACGCCATACCCCCATGCGACGCCATCAGCATATAATGCTGCCAGTTGAGCTGGTCACCCAGCGCAGCACCAGCCACAATTACCGCCACTGCCCATACTCCGTATTTGAAATTCGTCACGGCAGCAAATGCCTCCAGTCCCGGTATGCTGCGTCCCACAAGCATTGCAATAAGCACCAGCGTAAATAATGTGCTCGCGGTCGGGCTATCAGGCACAAAAATTCGCAGGAAGGCAGGGGACGTCATCTCTAGCTGGTAAGCATACCAGATGTAGCCGTATATCGAACCGAGCCCGTTAATTACGATCATCATCCAGAGAAACCAGCGGGTACGCAAAGAAGCAATAAACCAATTCCATACTGTTATCATATTGTATTCATCCTTTATGTAATAACTAGCCTTTTCTATTTTATCATTCTATGGTGATGTGAAAAAGCCAGACGGAAATCCGCCTGGCTTTTTGCTTATCCTGGACCAACGGGCAAGCACCCGCTGATGGAAGTTTTACTTTGATTACTTCACTGTTGTCAAGTATTCAATCATAGAGCTCATCTGCTGGTCAGACCAACCGGCACCAAGTGGCGGCATTCCACCACGTCCGTTCTTCAGCACTTCTACCACACCTTCCGGCTTAAGCCTATCAACGACGCCAGCCAGACTCGGCCCAATGCCGCCCTCCAGGTTTTGACCATGGCAAGAAAGGCATTGACTACTAGCCATCGTTTTGCCTTCTTCAGCCGTTCCACCGGTCGGAGCCGTCGCACTTGCGCCACCTTTATCTGCTTCTCCGCCTTCCGGCTTCTTCTCCTCAGTAGCAGGAGTGGAAGTACCACCGCCACCGGCTGCATCGCCTTTGCCATCGCCTTTCAGGCTGGCAAGGTATTTAACAAGCTGGTCAAGCTCTTCCGGAGAACCGTTAAACATACCCTTCGGCATTGCGCCACGGCCGTTTACGATCACATCATGAATGGCTTTCTCGTCAAGGTGTCCGCCTACATTCCATAACGGAGGCCCAGATACACCCTCCATATTTCCACCGTGACATCCCTGACAGCTTGCCTGTTTCGTCCAAATCTCATCTGCTTTAAAATCAGCCGGTGGCTTCGCAGCCGCCGCGCCGCCAGCACCTGCAGCCGGCTTCGGATGGAGACGATTGTGCTCGTCAATCGCGGCCCATGTAAGGTAGAAAATACTTACGATCGAAAGCAGCATAATCCCCGTTGCCACGGGACGCTTCGAAGGTTTGCGCTCCGGAGACGTATCAAGCCAAGGAGCAAGCACCAGTGCTCCGAATGCAATCCCTGGCACGATCACTACCCCAAATACAACCCAGTTGCCTGACTGCCAAGGGTACTTCAGCAATTGGTAAAGAAACAAGAAATACCAATCTGGAAGCGGTATATATGACGCATTATTCGGATCCGCCTTTGCCTCTAGCGGTGACGGATGGCTAATAGTAAGAATAAGAAAAGCGATTAAGACAACCGCGGCAACCATCCATTCTTTCAATAAGAAGTTTGGCCAGAACGCCTCGGATTTGCCCGGAAATTCTGCATAAGACGGAGCGATGTTCGGCATTCGCTTTGCGGGTACGCGCGAGTCACCGACATACTCTATCGTCTTGTCGTGCTTTGCCATTGAATTACCCCCCTTGTCAATGGATCGAACTCCATCTTATAGCGGTCCAGAGATCCCCTGTCTCCGAATCATGATAAAGTGTGCGCCCAGCAAAGCGAACAGGGCACCCGGCAGGAAGAATACGTGAATCGCGAAGAATCGTGCAAGCGTCTCGGCGCCGACAATCGGTCCACCCTGCAGCAGCGTCTTAATGAAGCCGCCGATAAACGGAACCTGCTCCGCAATCTGAATACCTACCTTAGTCGCAAAATACGCTTTATTGTCCCACGGAAGAAGATAGCCTGTGAAGCCTAGTCCAAGCATGACGAAGAAAATCAACATCCCAACAACCCAGTTCAATTCACGCGGACGCTTGTAAGCTCCCTGGAAGAATACGCGTAATGTATGTAAGAACATCATTACAATAACTAGACTTGCCCCCCAGTGATGCATACCACGAACGATTACCCCAAATGCAACTTCGTTCTGCAAGTATTTAACTGACTCATACGCATTGATAATATCCGGTACATAATACATCGTCAGAAACATGCCGGACAAAATCTGAATAACGGTAATAAAGAAAGTAAGTCCACCAAAACAATAAACAAACGCCGAAAAGTGGTGGGCCGGGTTTACGTGTTCAGGCACTTCATGGTCCGCGATGTCACGCCACATCGGGGTAACATTCAGACGCTCATCGACCCAATCGTACATTTTGCGGATCATGTTACATTATGCCCCCTCTGCAATCTTGTTTGCCTTCACTTCACCGAGCAGTATTTTGCCATCTTTCACTTCGACTTCATACTGATCGAGTGGCTTCATAGGCGGTGTACCCGGAATGTTCTTTCCGTTTTTCTCATACCGGCCCAAATGACACGGACAGAAGAACTCGTTTTTGTACTTTGCATCCCCATTCCAATTCACCGTACAGCCCAAATGCTTACAAATCGGTGAAAGCGCAATCACTTGATCGCCCTGCTTGTAGACCCAGGCCGTGAAAGGTGTTTCCTGTTCGCCTGTCCACACGTCCACAATCTTCTTTTTGAAGCTAATGCTTTTCGGCTCTTCGGTAATCTCGCTCAAGCTCGCTACAGGAACTTTACCGCCCTCGGCGCCCGCTTTCTGCAGGGCCGGATCGATTGCGAACTTAACCATCGGTGCTAACATCCCAGCTGCTAGAAACCCGCCGACTCCAGTAAGACAATAATTGAGGAATTGTCTTCTGGATACCCCTTTGTTGTTACGTTCACTCATGCTCTCTAACCTCCTATCCTTATGATAACGTCCGGATGGACGGCAACATTATCACACATCTTTACTAGGACATAACCATCATAAATGGAAGGGTGCCTACTGTCAAGAATTTGCAATACAGGAAACACTATAGTTTCCAGTGCCTTTTTGCTTATTGTTATATAATTTGTCACAATTCATTTCAATTCATTCTGCCAAAGTGCAATGCAGCTTTTCACAATGCGGTTGCTCTCACTTAACGCTTTTTCAAGAAATAATTTTGTATCCGTTTTTTCTTCAGGCGGTGCTGCAACTACATAGGCTTGTACTCCTTTTTTCATAAGTTCTATTGACAACGTGCTATCATTCGTAACAACTATACAGTGAGGAAACCGCTGAATAAGTGCCTGAATATTCTGTTCGATAAACGTAGTGGAAATTCCTTCATTCATTTCCTTTTTTCTTGCGACAAATAAAGTTTGAAACAAAAACAAACGCCCTGTCAGTTGTCGTTCTGCATAGCCGCATACTCTCTCAAGCCAGAACTGCCCCTTAATCCAGCTCTCATCCCACTTCTCTTCAGATGATACGCACACCGGATACAGCAACGTATCCACGTATTCTTCCATCATTATGATTTGTTCCATATCTTCTACTTTCCAACGCATCGTTACATCCTTCCCCTCTTTATATAATCATAAAAAAAAACCCGGAGTTTCCGGGTTTTAGCTTATCATATCCTTTGCTTGCACGCTACGTAAGTGCCTTACGTTGCACTTCTTTCAACTCTCCGGTCAACTCCTTGAATCTCGCTTCGTCACCGGCTTCCAACGCCTCGTCAATATTCTTATAAAGATTATCAATTCGATATTTGCGGATAGCTTCATCCAGAACCATTTCTGCCATAAGACTCAGTGTTGAAGGATTTACAATGTTTTGTTTTTGCTTTTCCATTTGTTTTCCCTCCATTCGATGTGCACCGCTTTGATTCGTTTTTTATCCGTTTGCCTGCTATAGCGAGCGTCTCAACATTCACTCTTTAATAGTTATAATTTTCTGAACTAATTATCTTTACTGCCGTCCGCGATCCCTATGCCGGCAGAGAATAAGATTTCCTATTATACATCATATTCTCGTCCGTAGAATGTGTACTCAATTATTTACAATTTTGTGTCTTATTTAATAAAAATTTACCCCAATTTGTTAACGAATAAACAGGAACGTCCGGCGTGTGTATTCCTCGCCGTAACAACCCCAAGTGAACCATCATGGAAAGCAGGCGACGGCGAATCACCTCTTCTTCAACGTCATAGTAAAAAGGGCGGACCCAATTTCGCAGCGCACGTATCAGACTCGCTTCTTCCCGCCACTCTTCATCACAAACACAGGCAAGTAACATCCATAGGCTTTCAATAGTCGGAATTGCTTTTTTGTAAGATAAAAGCCAGTATGCCATGAGACGCTCCGCGCTCTCGCCTTGTTCTATCTCTTGTGTCAGTGTCTGCTTTGCTCCTTCTTCCGTCAATGTCAATATTTCTTCTCTTTCCTGCAGCCACTGCTGATGATACGCAAAATCATATAGCAGCGCCAAACGATCCGGATAATCCCGGAACCTTCGTCCATATCCGAAACGCCATTCCTTTCCATCGATTAACTCTTCACGCACGGCCATAAGCTCCATTAATTTCTGCTGTTGTTTTCGGTACATCACACCTTCTTTAGACAGCGGTACACGGCTCGTCTGCACGTATCTGAGCAGTTGCTGTACATCATGCGCCATTGCGTATGTGTCATCGCGGTATGCATTGGGTCTCGTATAATTACCATATGCAGCTTCACACACTTCTTTAACAAAAATCTCCCGCCATTTTTGACGCAGATCATCTGGCATCGTGTAGACAAGCGCATACGATTTTCGAATACGGAACAACCAGCCCCCGTCTAATGCGCGATCCAGCAGCTTTTCATGTTCACCGTGCCGAATCTCTTCCTTGAATGCTTTTCTTGCTCGGCTTAACAATGCTTCACGCGAATATTCCTTTCGCTTCTCAAACAAAAGAGGAAGTAGAAATCTTTTCTCTTCCCAGGTGAGCTGATCGTGCAAACCCTGACAAAACCCGGAGGAAGTCAATCGATTATGCAATCCCTGAACCAGCTCGTGCTTCGAATGGATGTTGCATGTAAGCCCGCAGGCAGAAGCCAACTGGTGCAGTTGTCCAATATCAGCAAAGACAAGCGTATCAGCCAGGTTCATTCGAATTTCCCCTTTCAGGAGATACTGTTACCTGCCAGTATTGACCGAAAGAAAAACAACGTATACTTAGAGAATGAATTTTTTATACCTGCAACGTAAAAAGCAGACTCCCGCACACGCGGGAATCTGCTTTTGCTTATTTAGTGCCGAAGTAAATTTTGATAGCGTTCTTGTGCATCAGCTACCGTTTCCTCCCCGTTCAGTGCCTGTTCGTAAAAAGCGAGAGCATCTTCTACCTTTCCTTTCGCCTCTGCGACACGTCCCTGCCAATACCAGTACACCGGATCTTCTTCGTCCAATTCGCGAAGCCGCGCAAGCGCCTCAGCCGCCTCATCCCACTTTCTCAATTCAATGACAAAACGCAAATAACCAGGAAGAAGCCTCTCTTCCTCGATACGAAGCGATAACGCTTGCCGGTAAATGGCCACAGCTTGCTCACGCATGCCCAGCTTCCATAACGCTTCCGCCAATAGCGGGTATGCCACCATATAATCCGCATCCGCTTCGATAAGGCGTGCCAGATAACGTACGGCCCGTTGCCAATCGCCGATTTGATATGCCGTCATGCCTGCCCCATATAACGCTTCAGCGTCGCTTCCATCTTTATCTAGCTTTTCATATAGTGCAAGCGCCTCTTCGAACTCCCCTTGCCGTGCGGCCAAACGAGCCCGCTCATGCAAAATCTGCGACTCATCTTCGAACCCTTCAAGCAGTTGCCATTTTTCTATTGCTCGTTCGTTTTCACCTTGTTCCGCATATAACTTTCCTAATAAGTACTGAATTTCTTCATTGTCCGGTTCAAGTTCAACGGCACGCTCAAAATAGCGAACCGCCACCTCCGTAAGCCCATCTATGAGAAACAGTTCGCCAAGCAGCGCATATACACGGTAATCATCCGTTCCCGCCTCTTTTATCGGTAAAAGGGCGTCCATCGCTTCTTGCAATCTGTCCAAATCAATATAAAGCGAAGCCCGATACACACTCATTTCTCTTTGAACTTCGTCATCCCACTCCAACCGTCGCACTTCCATTCCTTCCAAAATCTCGAGCGCTACGTCGTGATGCCCTAACTCATGATAAATATTTACCAACTGCAGCCCCAGAATCGGATCATCCGTATGGCTATCCCGAATGTCTGCAAGCTCGGTAAGCCCGCCTTCAATATCGCCTGCTTCCAATAACGCGATGGCCCGGTCAAGCTGTATCTGCCATTGTTGTCTCATGAAAAAACCTCCCTGTATGAGGATGTTCAAAAAGTCCAGGAAACAGAACTGCGAATTTCTGCGTTGCCCCTCCGCCACTCGGGTCTATCGCGCCTTGAACTTCACGGCCCTGTTTGTCTTCCTTTTTAAACAAGCTCTATATCTGTTCACCCTCCGGCAAAAAGAAAAACCGTCCACAATGAACGGTCAGCCTGCATGTTTCTTCGAGCGCGAAAGCCAACTCATACTAACCACAGTAACCAGTATACCAAACAATGCCGAGAGCAGACCATAATGAACGTGCGAAGGTTGCTCTTTCGGCGGCAAACTGTAGGAAATAGGAGCATTTGAGCTAGCAATTACGCCATATTGAGTTGTCGGGATACTTTCGTTTTTTTCCGGTGAAAAGCGCAGTGATTCAGCAGAAGCAACCATATCTGTTGCCGTATCAAATGCCGCTGGATGCATAACTTCGCTCAGTTGCTTTCCGAGGATAAACACAGGGAGAAAAGAAGCAAGCAATAAAGTAATCGCCAGACCCGTAATCCACTGTCTAAGAGGTCTCGGAATTTCGCGGGCTCTTTCCGGTGCAGGAGAAGCCCACTTATTCTCTTGCAGAATCCGTTCCATTACTTTATCGGAGACAGAGAGATGCTCGTATGTCGTAGGCAGGACGGGTGAATGAAGGAATGCTTGGTTCGAATCTATGTAAAATGCATGTTCATCCTGGCACGCTTCGCACTCTTCCAGATGTTTTTCTACTTCTTTTTCCTGTGTTGAAGATAGCTTGCCATCCATATAATCCGCAAGCAGCCGTTGCACGGTCTTGCAGTTCATAGCTATCTCATTCCTTCCGCTTCATCGAACTGTGCATCGAGCATATATGGCTCAAGCTGCTGCTTAATACTATGACGCGCACGGAACAAAAGTGACTTTACGGAACTGACCGTCGAATCGAGTATGACGGCGATTTCTTTATAATCCAATTGCTCGTATTCCCTGAGAATAAGAGCGGTTCGCTGTTTCTCAGGAAGTTTGTTAATGGCCTGGCGCACAAGATGAACCCGCTCCGTACGCAACAATTCCTGTTCAGGCAGCCTATCGACAGAAATGCGCGCAGGTTGCTGCTTGCTATCTTCCAGATATACTTCGGAGTTCCGGCTCTTCCTTAATTCACTCAATACGGTATTGCGGGCGATGGTATAAAGCCAAGTCGAGAAGGACGCTTCAACATCCCGGAACGACTGGAGGCTGCGGAATGCTTTGTAAAACGTTTCCTGTGCCAAGTCTTCCGCCATATCCTCCATATGGTAGCTTTTAAGCATATGCAGAATAAACGCGAGAATTCTCCGTTCGTACCGGTTAATCAATTCTGCATAGCATTCCACCCGGCCATCTTTGATTTCGCGAATTAACTGGGAATCGGTGACCAATATCTGTTACCCCCTTGTTGTCTTCCACTCCCTTTGCGCCATGCCGTTGCACTGCATCGGTATTCGACGTTATCAGAGAGCTATGTTGCATCTATTTGCATCTTTTTCTGTAAATAGTAAGTATTTGTTTCTTCTTCCTCTCGTATAGACGAGGGAAGGTGACCAAAAGGTTGCAGGGTTTTTAAAGTTTTTTTTCGGAAGAAGAAAAAAATCGGCTTCTGACCCCGATACGAGCGCTCCTTTTTGAGGATATGCACCGAATAACCTAGCCGGCTGCCGAGCTCCTACCTCCACCATTCTCCGCAGCGTCCGCTCGTTCACGGGAAGCTTCCCGAACCCTGTGGAGGAAGCAGAGAACTCTCCGAATTGTTTTCTGTCGTAAGAAAGCTCCGAGTCCTTGTCCATTTCCCACGTAATATAAGCACCATACGAACGCTTTCGGTCAGAGATGCTTTTGACGATTTTAGGATGCTCATCCAGTATAAGTGAAATCCCCCTATATTCCAACATTGTAACTAGCAGCGGCATATGCTCTGCAAGCCAGCGTTTTCTTTCACGCAACGTGCATTCCTCTGCAAAAGATAGCTTAAGAGCAAGCCGATAGCGAGAAAAACCCGCCAATAGCAGTGACCAGAATGAAGCCGAAGGTGAATCAGAGGGACACATAATCATTTCGAGCATCGGAATACGATGCGCAAGGACAGCCCGGATAAGCGATTCATTCACTAAACGATACGGTACACGCAACCGAACTCTATACTCAAGCCAGCTGTTATGATGCATGGCCAATTCATATGCGAGTGTCGTACGCCAGTTTGTCGCATGGTTTACCGTCAAATCATCGACATAGGCGGTATACCCTTCCCGAAGCCATTTTTCCTGCATATGCTTGAACCCTTCAGCATTCGTTCTCTCACTTCCTAGTGAAGAGCCAAAACGAAATAAGCCAGGGAGCATATAACAATCGCTCCCATCTATTTCTTTTATCGGCGGCTTCGGTGGAATGTGTTCATGGATATAATGGATTATTTGATCTTGAACCCATACATCAGCCGTGAAACAGCGTTCTGAATTTACGAGAGTAACCCCACGCACAATAAACTCCATCTTGCCCGTCCCCCATTCATTTGTTTATCTTCAGCAAAATTAGAAATTTCGCTGGTTCGCCTCAGATATAACAATCCATGGACATATCATATGGGAGTGCTCCCGTCATATCACACGCTATGCTACTTGCCGCATAAGATGAGTTTGTCCGATAAAAGCAGGGCACTTTCGACTTTTTATGCACGTTTGCTTCTTCGCAACTTTTCGAAGGTAGGTGGAAAAATAAGAGTCTGTCCTACATCCATACATATGCGGCGTCGAAAAAAACATACCTAAAAGATATCGTGTTATAATTTGTCGATTGATTAGGGCTTTCCCCAAGTCCTATCACATACTACAATGGAACATGTGACTGTATCATATGATCAGATATGTAACTGGTAAGGAGGGGTGGTCCGTGGAAGAAAGAAAATTAATTCAATTAATCACGGAGAAAAGGCGCTCTATGCACTCTCTTTATATACAGGCAAACAAGAATTTACGTGATGAGAAAGTGCTGGCTGCAAGTAAAGAAGTCGACCGCTTAATTAATGCGATTATGAAGCAGCGTATGGCCGCACGCAGTAAAGTCCACTGTTAACATCGAAGATTCTTACACATATACGAAACAGCGAAGCGGTACGATCTGTACCATAGCGCAAACACGAACAGGGCGCGCACCATGTTTGTTTCTTTTCTGCAAAATCTTAAGGAAAAGAAACGGTCACGGTACGCGCCCTGTTCGCCTTGCTCCGCTATGCAATACAAGCAAAAAAAACCCGCCTCGGCGCATGGCACGAAGCGGCATGGGAAATTCCCATATATGGATAGGAGTGGAGAGAAACCATACTATAATTTTCATTATAGGGTTTCTCTATTAAAAGTCAACCTTTTATTCAGACTTGTTTTATTTTTTTCACATTTCACTCACTTATTTGCTGGAGTGTTGCAAAAAAGCCAGGGAATGACACATCGATGGATGCTGCGTTCAGTACGGTCGTTTCGCCGGCAGCAGCCAATCCCGCAACCGCAGCAGCCATACCGATGCGGTGATCACCATGGCTATCACATACGGCCCCGGTAAGTGGCGTTCCACCATGAATAATCATTCCGTCCTCGGTCGGTTCAATATGGGCGCCCATTTTACGAAGTTCCGCCACTACCGTATCAATCCGGTTCGTCTCTTTTACTTTAAGCTCAGCAGCATCCTTAATTACGGTTACACCTTCTGCTTGCGTAGCAAGCACAGCAATCACCGGAATTTCATCAATGAGACGCGGAATAATCTCCCCACCGATTTCGATACCTTTGAGTGAAGAATAAGCAACCTCAACATCCGCCACCGGCTCCCCGTTTACGATCCGCTCATTATGTAACATCAGCCCTGCACCCATCTCTTTAAGAACATCAATAATACCAGAACGTGTCGGGTTTATGCCTACATTCCGTACGATAATACGGCTGTCCGGAAGCATGGCAGCGGCCACCAGCGGGAATGCTGCCGATGAAATATCTCCTGGCACGTGAATGCGTCCTGGAGATACTAATCGCTGTCCCCCACGTACACGTACGCCCCCGGTAAACGATTCGACTTCCACACCAAACGAACGTAACATTCTCTCCGTGTGATCACGCGACACTTCAGGCTCATATAGCGTTGTCGTCCCTTCTGCCTGGAGTCCGGCGAGTAGCACGGCTGACTTAATCTGAGCGCTGCTTACCGGTGAGTGGTATTCTATCCCTGTAAGTTTGCCACCACGAAGCGAGAGCGGTGTATATTCCCCGTTTTGCCGACCTGCAATGTCAGCACCCATCTGGCGCAGTGGGCCCGTTACCCTCTTCATGGGGCGTCTGGCAATAGATTCATCGCCAATGAGCACACTGTGAAAAGGCTGCGTCGACAAAATCCCCATCATAAGTCGAATAGTCGTACCGGAATTACCAATATCAAGAATATCAGCTGGTTCGGTAAGACCGTACCAGCCTTTGCCTTCTACCTGTACACGGTCGCCGTCCTGTTCGATGGCAATTCCGAGTTTACGAAAACAAGAAATCGTACTTAAACAATCGGCCCCTGGAAGAAACCCCTCAATTGAGGTTGTACCTTCCGCAAGTGCACTGAACATCACCGCTCGATGTGAGATGGACTTATCACCGGGTACCGTAATATCTCCTTCAACTCGTTGTACGCCTTGAATGGTTGCCATTATACATCCGCCTCCTATTCTCGCTCATATACGCTGTAACCTTCGTCTTTCAGTATGTGGGTTGCTTTCTCCATATCTTCATGACTACGGAATGAAATGCGCAGCACACCGAGAATATCTTCCCGGGTTTCCAGAATGCTAATATTCGTAATGCTGATTTTCTCTTTCCCGAGCAAAGTTGTTACCCGGGCAATAACGCCTGGTTCATCCGGAATATCCACATATAAATCGAAGTAAGGCTGCAATGCGCCCTTTTTCTTCTCAGGTAATGCATTACGGAATGTGCGGGCTTCAGCGAAAAAACGTTCAATGCCTGGACCGTCCGCCCTTTCGATTAAAACAGAGATACGTTCCATAATTTGCTTTAAATCTTCCGCCATCTTTTTCATTACCGGGCGGTTATTCAGTAAAATATCACGCCACATGCCTGGATTACTAGAGGCAATACGCGTAATGTCGCGGAAACCGCCCGCAGCCAAACTCCGATACCAATCCATCTCATCCGCTTCACTATAGGAGGCGACCTGGTTCACCAGCGCAGATGCGATAATATGAGGAAAATGGCTAATTGCTCCGACAACCTCATCATGCCTTTGTGCATTCATCACTACCACTTTGGCATGCGTAGGTACAAGAAGCTCTCTCAAGCGTTCTGTCACAGTCGTTGGCGTATCTTCCGCCGGAGTTAACACATAATATGCATTTTCAAACAGGCGATCATGCGAAGCCTCCACACCTGATTTATGCGAACCAGCCATCGGATGACCGCCAATAAAGTATACACCTCGTTGTGCGAGCCCATGAGAATGCTCCATAACCGACACTTTAGTACTACCGGTGTCGGAAATGACTGCGCCTTCTTTAAGTGGCGTATAACGTAAAAATGAAATCAACTCCTGCAGTTTGCCTACAGGAGCGCATAAAAAGATGTAATCGGCCTGCGCTACCGCTTCAGCCAAATGGGTCGTTCCACTATCGATGACACCGAGCGATCGGGCCATGCGCAAGTTTTCTTCCACTACGTCGAAACCAGTAATATGTACATCTTCGTTTTTTCGGAGCGAAAGTGCCAGCGAACCGCCGATAAGCCCTACTCCTAGAATTGCAATCTCAGTCATGCCTTTGCCTTCTCCTCCACTCTATCGAAAAAGGCCGCGGCCCGCGAGAACTACATTCTCGCAGGAGCCAATACAGATTTTAGTGCGGCCAGCATTTTTTTGTTCTGTTCCTTGCTTCCAATCGTCACACGAATCGCCTGTGGAAACGCACGAATAATAACGCCTTGTTTAAGCATCTCCTGAAAAATCTCTTTCGAATCGCGCTCCGGCATAATATAGACGAAATTGGTCTCGGAACGATAATAAGGTACACCCAACGTATCCAGTTCTGCATAAACCTGGGCTAATCCTTCGGCATTGGCCTCTTTGCACTGTAGAACAAATTCCTGATCAGCAAGAGCGGCAAGGGCGGCCTTCTGAGCAAGATGGTTCACATTGAACGGCTCGCGCACACGGTTTAGTTTATCGATGATATCTTCTGCCGCTACACCATAGCC
Protein-coding sequences here:
- a CDS encoding RNA polymerase sigma factor, giving the protein MVTDSQLIREIKDGRVECYAELINRYERRILAFILHMLKSYHMEDMAEDLAQETFYKAFRSLQSFRDVEASFSTWLYTIARNTVLSELRKSRNSEVYLEDSKQQPARISVDRLPEQELLRTERVHLVRQAINKLPEKQRTALILREYEQLDYKEIAVILDSTVSSVKSLLFRARHSIKQQLEPYMLDAQFDEAEGMR
- a CDS encoding aspartyl-phosphate phosphatase Spo0E family protein, which produces MEERKLIQLITEKRRSMHSLYIQANKNLRDEKVLAASKEVDRLINAIMKQRMAARSKVHC
- the aroA gene encoding 3-phosphoshikimate 1-carboxyvinyltransferase encodes the protein MATIQGVQRVEGDITVPGDKSISHRAVMFSALAEGTTSIEGFLPGADCLSTISCFRKLGIAIEQDGDRVQVEGKGWYGLTEPADILDIGNSGTTIRLMMGILSTQPFHSVLIGDESIARRPMKRVTGPLRQMGADIAGRQNGEYTPLSLRGGKLTGIEYHSPVSSAQIKSAVLLAGLQAEGTTTLYEPEVSRDHTERMLRSFGVEVESFTGGVRVRGGQRLVSPGRIHVPGDISSAAFPLVAAAMLPDSRIIVRNVGINPTRSGIIDVLKEMGAGLMLHNERIVNGEPVADVEVAYSSLKGIEIGGEIIPRLIDEIPVIAVLATQAEGVTVIKDAAELKVKETNRIDTVVAELRKMGAHIEPTEDGMIIHGGTPLTGAVCDSHGDHRIGMAAAVAGLAAAGETTVLNAASIDVSFPGFFATLQQISE
- a CDS encoding prephenate dehydrogenase produces the protein MTEIAILGVGLIGGSLALSLRKNEDVHITGFDVVEENLRMARSLGVIDSGTTHLAEAVAQADYIFLCAPVGKLQELISFLRYTPLKEGAVISDTGSTKVSVMEHSHGLAQRGVYFIGGHPMAGSHKSGVEASHDRLFENAYYVLTPAEDTPTTVTERLRELLVPTHAKVVVMNAQRHDEVVGAISHFPHIIASALVNQVASYSEADEMDWYRSLAAGGFRDITRIASSNPGMWRDILLNNRPVMKKMAEDLKQIMERISVLIERADGPGIERFFAEARTFRNALPEKKKGALQPYFDLYVDIPDEPGVIARVTTLLGKEKISITNISILETREDILGVLRISFRSHEDMEKATHILKDEGYSVYERE